A stretch of the Bradyrhizobium sp. CCBAU 53351 genome encodes the following:
- a CDS encoding small ribosomal subunit Rsm22 family protein, producing MISPTLPAELKAALDGKLQGFSRTDAAQRSQKISTAYRAGGGSGTIKSEADALAYALARMPATYAAVAASLNALTEIAPSLAPETLLDVGAGPGTASWAAAETFPSLQDFTLLDANATLSRLALELARGSSRLAECRYLPGDAGANLAEASQADLVIASYIIGELSEADQRKLAETMWAKARHALVVIEPGTPAGYARILALRQQLIAAGAYVAAPCPHERPCPLVAPDWCHFSQRLPRSQAHRQIKGAEVPFEDERFIYVALTRTAPASRAARVLAPPDVGKAEIAAKLCTEEGVALTKVPRRDKAAYASARRWRWGDAVIAES from the coding sequence ATGATCTCCCCCACCCTCCCCGCCGAACTGAAGGCCGCCCTCGACGGCAAGCTGCAGGGCTTCTCCCGCACCGACGCGGCGCAGCGCTCGCAAAAAATCTCGACCGCCTATCGCGCCGGCGGCGGCTCCGGCACGATCAAGTCCGAAGCCGATGCGCTCGCCTATGCGCTGGCGCGCATGCCCGCGACCTACGCCGCCGTCGCGGCCAGCCTGAATGCGCTGACCGAGATCGCACCAAGCCTCGCACCTGAAACGCTGCTCGACGTCGGCGCAGGCCCGGGCACCGCGAGCTGGGCGGCAGCGGAGACCTTTCCCTCGCTGCAGGATTTCACCCTGCTCGACGCCAACGCCACGTTGAGCCGGCTCGCGCTCGAACTTGCACGCGGCAGCTCGCGATTGGCGGAGTGCCGTTATCTGCCCGGCGATGCCGGTGCGAACCTCGCGGAGGCCTCGCAAGCCGATCTCGTGATTGCCAGCTACATCATCGGCGAGCTCAGCGAGGCCGACCAGCGCAAGCTCGCGGAAACCATGTGGGCCAAAGCGCGCCACGCGCTGGTCGTGATCGAGCCCGGCACGCCCGCGGGTTACGCGCGCATCCTCGCGCTGCGCCAGCAACTGATCGCGGCTGGCGCCTACGTCGCCGCGCCCTGCCCGCACGAAAGGCCCTGCCCGCTCGTCGCGCCCGACTGGTGCCATTTCTCTCAGCGCCTCCCCCGCTCGCAGGCGCACCGGCAGATCAAGGGCGCCGAGGTGCCGTTCGAGGACGAGCGCTTCATCTACGTCGCCCTGACTCGCACAGCGCCGGCGAGCCGCGCCGCACGCGTGCTGGCCCCGCCGGATGTTGGCAAGGCCGAGATCGCGGCGAAACTCTGCACCGAAGAAGGTGTCGCACTGACAAAGGTCCCACGGCGCGACAAGGCCGCCTACGCGAGTGCCCGGCGTTGGCGCTGGGGCGACGCCGTCATTGCCGAAAGTTAA
- the smc gene encoding chromosome segregation protein SMC codes for MKITRLRLHGFKSFVEPTDFVIEPGLTGVVGPNGCGKSNLVEALRWAMGETSYKSLRAADMDAVIFAGSGNRPARNHAEVTMTIDNADRTAPAAMNDSQLLEISRRIEREAGSVYRINGRDVRARDVQILFADAATGARSPALVHQGKIGEIIQAKPEQRRRVLEDAAGVAGLHARRHEAELRLKAAETNLTRVEDVIGQLSGQMEGLKKQARQAVRYREVAAKVRKAEATLFHLRWIGAHADVNESGQTHDLAVREMAERTQHQAEAARIQAIRAAEMPALRDAEARAAAGLQRLTNARELLDREEERAKERVAELERRLAQFEGDISRAQQQTMDADVALQRLDTEDAELKEEIKSRVEKRSGVDERVAEAEAVLTETEQQFAELTTALADLTAKRNQLEANVRTHRDKLARLDQEIANVAAEEQKLAAETGGFGDLDELTALVETAEQTLAASEAAAQASEAAHVAARQTLESSRSPLVEADKRVQRLDTEARTISKIVNGETKNLWPPIIDGITVDKGFEKAIGAALGDDLDAPIDPSAPMRWTNVGHTEGDPELPEGAVPLSNHVQAPAELARRLAQIGVVPRERGAELVSQLKTGQRLVSPEGDVWRWDGFVAAAHAPTGAARRLAERARLVDIENELEQARIDAQIKRQALENAESELQMAASTEGASREAWRAAQRELNVARERHATAEREISRHAARKATLSEAHSRLAADRAEAEAAYEYAEAGISELPSSEDTETRLAAARSDIEGHRRMAAQVRAEAQALAREAELADRRVQAILAERTEWQYRKESAASHIDTIQARIAELTIERSELENAPQVFAEKRSALITEIEYAENDRRMAADALATAESAMAETDRVAKLTLEALSSSREATARAEERMEGARRRLEDIEREIRDMLEVEPQAVAGLAELEPGAELPPLHDIEEDLEKMRRDRERLGAVNLRAEEELREVETQHTGLVTERDDLVEAIKRLRQGIQSLNKEARERLLTSFEVVNNHFKRLFVELFGGGEAALHLIESDDPLEAGLEIIAKPPGKKPQTLSLLSGGEQALTAMALIFAVFLTNPSPICVLDEVDAPLDDHNVERYCNLLNEMTSSTDTRFVIITHNPITMARMNRLYGVTMAERGVSQLVSVSLSEAVDILDQNVA; via the coding sequence ATGAAAATCACCCGCCTGCGACTTCACGGCTTCAAGTCCTTCGTTGAGCCGACCGACTTCGTCATCGAGCCCGGCCTGACCGGCGTGGTCGGCCCCAACGGCTGCGGCAAGTCGAATCTCGTCGAAGCGCTGCGCTGGGCGATGGGCGAGACCTCCTACAAGAGCTTGCGCGCCGCCGACATGGACGCGGTGATCTTCGCCGGCTCCGGCAACCGTCCCGCGCGCAACCACGCCGAAGTGACGATGACGATCGACAATGCCGATCGCACCGCGCCGGCGGCGATGAACGACAGCCAGCTGCTCGAAATCTCTCGCCGCATCGAGCGCGAAGCGGGCTCGGTCTACCGCATCAACGGCCGCGACGTGCGCGCGCGCGACGTGCAGATCCTGTTCGCCGATGCCGCCACCGGCGCGCGCTCGCCGGCCCTCGTCCACCAGGGCAAGATCGGCGAGATCATCCAGGCCAAGCCCGAGCAGCGCCGCCGCGTGCTGGAAGACGCAGCGGGCGTTGCCGGCCTGCACGCCCGCCGCCACGAGGCCGAACTGCGGCTGAAGGCTGCCGAAACCAATCTCACGCGCGTCGAGGACGTGATCGGCCAGCTCTCCGGGCAGATGGAAGGCCTGAAGAAGCAGGCCCGCCAGGCGGTGCGCTATCGCGAGGTCGCGGCCAAGGTCCGCAAGGCCGAAGCCACCCTGTTCCACCTGCGCTGGATCGGCGCGCATGCCGACGTCAACGAATCCGGCCAGACCCATGATCTCGCCGTCCGCGAGATGGCCGAGCGCACCCAGCACCAGGCCGAGGCCGCTCGCATCCAGGCGATTCGTGCCGCCGAAATGCCGGCGCTGCGCGATGCCGAAGCGCGCGCCGCCGCCGGGCTGCAGCGCCTGACCAATGCCCGTGAGCTGCTCGACCGCGAGGAAGAGCGCGCCAAGGAGCGCGTCGCCGAGCTCGAGCGCCGCCTCGCGCAGTTCGAGGGCGACATCTCCCGCGCCCAGCAGCAGACGATGGATGCCGATGTCGCGCTGCAGCGACTCGACACCGAAGACGCCGAGCTCAAGGAAGAGATCAAGTCGCGCGTCGAGAAGCGCTCCGGCGTCGACGAGCGCGTCGCCGAAGCCGAGGCGGTGCTGACCGAGACCGAGCAGCAATTCGCCGAGCTCACCACCGCGCTCGCCGACCTCACCGCCAAGCGCAATCAGCTCGAGGCCAATGTCCGCACCCACCGCGACAAGCTCGCCCGGCTCGACCAGGAGATCGCGAACGTCGCCGCGGAAGAGCAGAAGCTTGCCGCCGAGACCGGCGGCTTCGGCGACCTCGACGAGCTGACCGCTCTGGTCGAGACCGCGGAGCAGACGCTGGCGGCTTCGGAAGCCGCGGCGCAGGCCAGCGAAGCCGCGCACGTCGCCGCGCGCCAGACGCTGGAATCCTCGCGCTCGCCGCTGGTCGAAGCGGACAAGCGTGTGCAGCGGCTCGACACCGAGGCACGCACGATCTCCAAGATCGTCAACGGCGAGACCAAGAATCTGTGGCCGCCGATCATCGACGGCATCACCGTCGACAAGGGCTTCGAGAAGGCGATCGGCGCCGCGCTCGGCGACGATCTCGACGCCCCGATCGACCCGTCGGCGCCGATGCGCTGGACCAATGTCGGCCACACCGAAGGCGATCCGGAACTGCCCGAAGGCGCCGTGCCGCTCTCCAATCACGTGCAGGCGCCGGCCGAGCTGGCCCGACGTCTGGCCCAGATCGGCGTGGTGCCGCGCGAGCGCGGTGCCGAGCTGGTCTCGCAGCTCAAGACCGGCCAGCGGCTGGTGTCGCCCGAAGGCGACGTCTGGCGCTGGGACGGCTTTGTCGCTGCCGCCCATGCTCCAACCGGCGCGGCCCGCCGCCTCGCCGAGCGTGCCCGTCTCGTCGACATCGAGAACGAGCTGGAGCAGGCCCGCATCGACGCGCAGATCAAGCGCCAAGCGCTGGAGAATGCCGAGTCCGAGCTGCAGATGGCCGCCAGCACGGAAGGCGCCAGCCGCGAAGCCTGGCGCGCCGCGCAGCGCGAGCTGAACGTCGCGCGCGAGCGCCATGCCACCGCCGAGCGCGAGATCAGCCGCCATGCCGCGCGCAAGGCGACGCTGTCGGAAGCGCACAGCCGCCTCGCCGCCGACCGCGCCGAAGCCGAGGCTGCCTATGAATATGCCGAGGCCGGCATCTCCGAGCTGCCGTCGAGCGAGGACACCGAGACCCGTCTCGCCGCCGCCCGCAGCGACATCGAAGGCCACCGCCGCATGGCCGCCCAGGTCCGCGCCGAGGCGCAGGCGTTGGCCCGCGAGGCCGAGCTCGCCGACCGCCGCGTGCAGGCGATCCTCGCCGAGCGCACCGAGTGGCAGTACCGCAAGGAAAGCGCGGCCTCCCACATCGACACCATCCAGGCCCGCATCGCCGAGCTCACGATCGAGCGCAGCGAGCTCGAAAACGCGCCGCAAGTGTTCGCCGAGAAGCGCAGCGCGCTGATCACCGAGATCGAATACGCGGAAAACGACCGCCGCATGGCCGCCGACGCACTCGCCACCGCGGAAAGCGCGATGGCCGAGACCGATCGCGTCGCCAAGCTGACCCTCGAAGCCCTGTCGAGCTCCCGCGAGGCCACGGCCCGCGCCGAGGAGCGCATGGAAGGCGCGCGGCGCCGGCTCGAGGACATCGAGCGCGAGATCCGCGACATGCTCGAGGTCGAGCCGCAGGCCGTCGCCGGCCTTGCCGAGCTCGAGCCCGGCGCGGAGCTGCCGCCGCTGCACGACATCGAGGAAGACCTCGAAAAGATGCGGCGCGACCGCGAGCGCCTCGGCGCCGTCAATCTGCGCGCCGAGGAAGAGCTGCGCGAGGTCGAGACCCAGCACACCGGCCTCGTCACCGAGCGCGATGACCTCGTGGAAGCCATCAAGCGGCTGCGCCAGGGCATCCAGAGCCTCAACAAGGAAGCGCGCGAGCGCCTGTTGACCTCGTTCGAGGTCGTCAACAACCACTTCAAGCGCCTGTTCGTCGAGCTGTTCGGCGGCGGCGAGGCCGCGCTGCACCTGATCGAAAGCGACGATCCGCTCGAAGCTGGTCTCGAAATCATTGCCAAGCCCCCGGGCAAGAAGCCGCAGACGCTGTCGCTGCTGTCGGGCGGCGAGCAGGCGCTGACCGCGATGGCGCTGATCTTCGCGGTGTTCTTGACCAACCCCTCGCCGATCTGCGTGCTGGACGAAGTCGACGCGCCGCTCGACGACCACAACGTCGAACGATACTGCAACCTGCTGAATGAGATGACCAGCTCGACCGACACGCGCTTCGTCATCATCACGCACAACCCGATCACGATGGCGCGGATGAACCGTCTGTACGGCGTCACCATGGCCGAGCGCGGCGTGTCGCAACTGGTGTCGGTCAGCCTGTCCGAGGCCGTGGACATTCTCGACCAGAACGTGGCGTGA
- a CDS encoding DsbA family protein — MIITRRAFTTMLSLTGLAAVAGFSPLRLISDAMAQSAGDVAKPVSLPDMALGPKDAAVTITEYASMTCPHCAAFNEQVFPKIKKEYIDTGKVRYIFREFPLDIKAAAGSMLSRCIAKDDGPKYFAVTDMLFRQQNDWVVKNTTETLTRIGKQAGLTQQQVEACLKDQALLDKIAADQKYASDVLKVDSTPTFFINGEKIKGEASFEEFAKKINPLLKS, encoded by the coding sequence TTGATCATCACCCGCCGCGCCTTCACCACGATGCTGTCGCTGACCGGGCTTGCCGCGGTCGCCGGGTTCTCGCCGCTCCGGTTGATTTCTGACGCCATGGCGCAGTCGGCTGGCGATGTGGCCAAGCCGGTGTCGCTGCCCGACATGGCGCTCGGCCCGAAGGACGCCGCCGTCACCATCACCGAATACGCTTCGATGACCTGCCCGCACTGCGCCGCCTTCAACGAGCAGGTGTTCCCGAAGATCAAGAAGGAATACATCGACACCGGCAAGGTGCGTTACATCTTCCGCGAGTTCCCGCTCGACATCAAAGCCGCGGCCGGCTCGATGCTGTCGCGCTGCATCGCGAAGGACGACGGACCGAAATATTTCGCGGTCACCGACATGCTGTTCCGCCAGCAGAACGACTGGGTCGTGAAGAACACCACCGAGACCCTGACGCGGATCGGCAAGCAGGCCGGCCTCACGCAGCAGCAGGTGGAAGCCTGCCTGAAGGACCAGGCGCTGCTCGACAAGATCGCCGCCGACCAGAAATACGCCAGCGACGTGCTCAAGGTGGATTCGACGCCGACCTTCTTCATCAACGGCGAGAAGATCAAAGGCGAGGCCTCGTTCGAAGAGTTCGCCAAGAAGATCAATCCGCTGCTCAAGAGCTGA
- a CDS encoding DUF721 domain-containing protein, producing MSKFPPKPGPISAKPLGILLDDVFAEAYAKQGFAARELVTRWAQIAGPEIAAHAEPLKMQWPRPVEGQPQEPATLVLRVEGPMALEIQHSADVILQRVNRFFGWSAVGKLAFRQAPLSRPRTRKRPGPPDPKSVAKVAESLGAIEDEELKTALARLGAAIKRN from the coding sequence ATGTCCAAATTTCCTCCCAAACCCGGCCCGATCAGCGCCAAACCGCTCGGCATCCTGCTCGACGACGTCTTTGCCGAGGCCTATGCCAAGCAGGGTTTTGCCGCGCGCGAGCTGGTGACGCGGTGGGCGCAGATCGCAGGGCCTGAGATCGCGGCCCATGCCGAGCCCTTGAAGATGCAATGGCCGCGGCCCGTAGAGGGCCAGCCGCAGGAGCCGGCGACGCTGGTGCTGCGGGTCGAGGGGCCGATGGCGCTGGAGATCCAGCATTCCGCCGACGTGATCCTGCAGCGGGTCAACCGCTTCTTCGGCTGGAGCGCGGTCGGCAAGCTGGCTTTCCGCCAGGCCCCGCTCTCGCGGCCACGGACCCGGAAGCGGCCCGGCCCGCCGGACCCCAAATCGGTCGCCAAGGTGGCGGAGAGCCTGGGGGCGATCGAAGACGAAGAACTGAAGACGGCGCTGGCGCGGCTTGGGGCGGCCATCAAGCGAAATTGA
- a CDS encoding HigA family addiction module antitoxin, with protein MSKSSTTTTRNGLLRNPHPGEILLEEFLKPMDLSQNALARAVRVPPRRINEIVLGKRDITADTDLRLARYFGLSEGFFLGLQMDYDLMQRRREIDRDLKAIRPRAAA; from the coding sequence ATGTCGAAATCGTCGACTACCACGACTAGGAACGGGCTCCTCCGCAACCCGCACCCCGGCGAGATCCTGCTGGAGGAGTTTTTGAAGCCGATGGATCTCAGCCAGAACGCACTGGCCCGCGCCGTTCGCGTGCCGCCGCGACGGATCAACGAGATCGTGCTTGGCAAGCGCGACATCACCGCCGACACCGACCTGCGGCTGGCCCGCTATTTTGGTCTGTCGGAGGGCTTTTTCCTGGGGCTTCAGATGGATTACGACCTGATGCAGCGGCGACGCGAGATCGATCGCGACCTCAAGGCCATTCGGCCGCGTGCAGCGGCCTAG
- a CDS encoding type II toxin-antitoxin system RelE/ParE family toxin, whose amino-acid sequence MIQSFANSETELIWSGRRSRKLPPDIQNAALRKLRLLNQARVADLRVPPGNRLEALRADRRGQHSIRINDQWRICFVWDDGGPRDVEIVDYHD is encoded by the coding sequence ATGATCCAGAGCTTCGCCAACTCCGAGACCGAGTTGATCTGGTCCGGGCGGCGAAGCAGGAAACTGCCGCCCGACATTCAGAATGCAGCGCTGCGAAAACTGCGTTTGCTGAACCAGGCGCGGGTGGCCGATCTCAGGGTTCCCCCGGGCAACCGGCTCGAAGCCTTGAGGGCTGATCGCCGGGGTCAGCATTCAATCCGGATCAATGATCAGTGGCGCATCTGCTTTGTTTGGGATGACGGAGGTCCGAGAGATGTCGAAATCGTCGACTACCACGACTAG
- the mutY gene encoding A/G-specific adenine glycosylase, whose protein sequence is MSSTTARKKERSTTSTTSSARPTLLLAWYDRHRRRLPWRAAPGEASDPYRVWLSEIMLQQTTVKAVGPYFEKFVARWPDVRALGNASQDDVLRMWAGLGYYSRARNLYACAVAVTRERGGVFPDTEEGLRALPGIGPYTAAAIAAIAFDRHTMPVDGNIERVVSRLFAVEEELPQAKPLIQQLAATLLANSRAGDSAQALMDLGASICTPKKPACSLCPLNEDCIARAQGTQETFPRKAPKKSGTLRRGAAFVVTRGGELLVRSRPEKGLLGGMTEVPGSDWLAGQDDATAKQQAPELKGLSRWQRKVGVVTHVFTHFPLELVVYTAKAEARTRAPEGMRWVPTATLAGEALPNVMRKVIAHALDLPPSRSS, encoded by the coding sequence ATGTCCTCCACGACGGCGCGCAAGAAAGAAAGGAGCACGACGTCCACCACGTCGTCGGCTCGCCCCACCTTGCTGCTCGCCTGGTACGACCGCCACCGGCGCCGGCTGCCTTGGCGGGCGGCGCCCGGAGAGGCGTCGGACCCGTACCGCGTCTGGCTGTCGGAGATCATGCTGCAGCAGACCACGGTGAAGGCGGTCGGGCCTTACTTCGAGAAATTCGTCGCGCGCTGGCCTGACGTCAGGGCGTTGGGGAACGCCTCGCAGGACGACGTGCTGCGAATGTGGGCCGGCCTCGGCTATTATTCGCGTGCGCGCAATCTCTACGCCTGTGCCGTTGCCGTCACGCGCGAGCGCGGCGGCGTCTTTCCGGACACCGAGGAGGGCCTGCGCGCGCTGCCGGGGATCGGGCCCTACACGGCGGCGGCGATTGCGGCGATTGCCTTCGACCGCCATACCATGCCGGTGGACGGCAATATCGAGCGCGTGGTGTCGCGGCTCTTTGCGGTTGAAGAAGAACTCCCGCAGGCGAAGCCGCTGATCCAGCAATTGGCGGCGACGCTGCTGGCGAATTCGCGCGCCGGCGACAGTGCCCAGGCGCTGATGGATCTGGGCGCCTCGATCTGCACGCCGAAGAAGCCGGCCTGCTCGCTGTGTCCGCTCAATGAGGATTGCATCGCGCGTGCGCAAGGCACGCAGGAAACCTTTCCGCGCAAGGCGCCGAAGAAGAGCGGCACGTTGCGGCGCGGCGCCGCCTTTGTCGTCACGCGCGGCGGCGAGCTGCTGGTCCGTTCGCGGCCGGAAAAAGGCCTGCTCGGCGGCATGACGGAAGTGCCGGGCTCGGACTGGCTCGCCGGCCAGGACGATGCGACCGCGAAGCAGCAGGCGCCGGAGTTGAAGGGGTTGTCGCGCTGGCAGCGCAAGGTGGGCGTCGTCACCCACGTCTTTACGCATTTTCCGCTGGAGCTCGTGGTCTATACCGCGAAGGCGGAGGCGCGCACGCGTGCACCCGAGGGTATGCGCTGGGTGCCGACTGCGACCCTGGCCGGTGAAGCGCTGCCCAACGTCATGCGCAAGGTGATCGCGCATGCGCTGGATCTTCCACCAAGCCGATCCTCCTGA
- a CDS encoding PaaI family thioesterase: protein MVKTALDNFPRPPCAELLGWRLLDARPEDGWIKLAFEARPEFCNPAGFIQGGMLSAMLDDTMGPAVLVMSEGRLYTTTISMTVNFLAPAKPGTIVGEAKVTQLGKTIAFVEAKLMAEDGTVLATASASERLLEAARVVGK, encoded by the coding sequence ATGGTCAAGACCGCACTCGACAACTTTCCAAGACCGCCCTGTGCCGAGCTGCTGGGGTGGCGGCTACTCGATGCGCGTCCGGAGGACGGTTGGATCAAGCTCGCCTTCGAAGCCAGGCCCGAGTTCTGCAATCCGGCAGGCTTCATCCAGGGCGGCATGCTCTCGGCCATGCTCGACGACACCATGGGCCCGGCCGTGCTGGTGATGAGCGAGGGCCGGCTCTACACCACCACCATCAGCATGACCGTGAACTTTTTGGCGCCGGCCAAGCCTGGGACGATTGTCGGCGAGGCCAAGGTGACGCAGCTCGGCAAGACGATTGCGTTCGTCGAGGCGAAGCTGATGGCGGAAGACGGCACGGTGCTGGCAACGGCAAGCGCGAGCGAGCGATTGCTGGAGGCGGCGAGGGTGGTGGGGAAATAG
- a CDS encoding flavin-dependent oxidoreductase — MTVLIAGGGIGGLTLALSLHQIGVPVKVFESVAELKPLGVGINVLPHAVRELIELGLLDRLDASGVRTRELAYFSKHGKPIWSEPRGLEAGYKWPQFSIHRGTLQQLLLDTAVERLGRGNILTSHHLTSWTETADGVRADFIDRATGSAAGTYDGAILIAADGIHSAAREKLYPNEGPPIWNGRILWRGVTPAKAFLSGRTMIMAGHEILKFVCYPISKEPDASGNHLINWVAERHMPPTYQWRREDYNRTARLEEFLPWFESWQFDWLDVPGLIRNCPHAYEYPLVDRDPVSQWTFGKVTLMGDAAHPMYPIGSNGASQAILDARTITREILAHGPTSAALLAYEAERRPATTDLVLLNRKNGPEQVMQLVEERAPDGYQVVTDVLSQKELEDIAANYKRVAGFQVEALNAKPPIVSKDARAGA, encoded by the coding sequence ATGACCGTACTCATCGCCGGTGGCGGCATCGGCGGCCTGACGCTTGCGCTCAGCCTGCACCAGATCGGCGTTCCCGTAAAAGTGTTCGAGAGTGTCGCCGAACTGAAGCCGCTCGGCGTCGGCATCAACGTGCTGCCGCATGCGGTGCGCGAACTGATCGAACTCGGGCTTTTGGACAGGCTGGACGCCAGCGGCGTGCGGACGCGCGAGCTCGCCTATTTCTCCAAGCACGGCAAGCCGATCTGGAGCGAGCCGCGCGGGCTGGAGGCCGGCTACAAATGGCCGCAATTCTCGATCCACCGCGGCACGCTGCAGCAGCTCCTGCTCGACACCGCGGTCGAGCGGCTCGGCCGCGGCAACATTCTCACCAGCCATCATCTGACCAGTTGGACCGAGACCGCAGACGGCGTGCGCGCCGACTTCATCGACCGGGCGACCGGTAGTGCCGCCGGGACCTATGATGGCGCGATCCTGATCGCGGCCGACGGCATTCATTCCGCCGCGCGAGAAAAGCTCTACCCGAACGAAGGCCCGCCGATCTGGAACGGCCGCATCCTCTGGCGTGGCGTCACGCCGGCGAAAGCCTTCCTCAGCGGCCGCACCATGATCATGGCCGGGCATGAGATCCTGAAATTCGTCTGCTATCCGATCAGCAAGGAGCCGGATGCATCCGGCAATCACCTGATCAACTGGGTCGCCGAGCGACATATGCCCCCGACCTATCAGTGGCGGCGCGAGGACTATAACCGAACCGCGCGGCTGGAAGAGTTCCTGCCCTGGTTCGAGAGCTGGCAGTTCGACTGGCTCGACGTGCCCGGCCTGATCCGAAACTGCCCCCACGCCTATGAATATCCGCTGGTCGACCGCGACCCGGTCTCGCAATGGACTTTTGGCAAGGTCACGCTGATGGGCGATGCCGCGCATCCGATGTATCCGATCGGCTCGAACGGCGCCTCGCAGGCGATCCTCGATGCCCGCACCATCACCCGCGAGATTCTCGCGCATGGCCCGACGAGCGCGGCGCTGCTCGCCTATGAAGCCGAGCGCAGGCCCGCGACCACCGACCTCGTCCTGCTCAACCGCAAGAACGGCCCCGAGCAGGTGATGCAGCTGGTCGAGGAGCGCGCGCCCGACGGGTACCAGGTCGTCACCGACGTGTTGTCGCAAAAGGAGCTGGAAGACATCGCGGCGAACTACAAGCGCGTGGCGGGGTTCCAGGTGGAGGCGCTGAACGCCAAGCCGCCGATCGTGAGCAAGGATGCGCGGGCGGGAGCTTAG
- a CDS encoding glutathione S-transferase family protein: MLKLYYATGTCALATYITLEEAGADYTAERLSFKDNQQNSPDYLKINPKGRVPALVTDRGVLTETPAMLAYLAQTFPKAKLAPLDDPFDFAQVQSFNSYLCSTVHINHAHKMRGARWATQESSFADMKAKVPQTMAACFALMEQKMFKGPWVMGEQYTICDPYLYTLSTWLEGDSVDIKATPKIADHFKRMSDRPAVAKVMAAQKA; the protein is encoded by the coding sequence ATGCTCAAGCTCTACTACGCCACCGGCACCTGCGCGCTCGCCACCTACATCACGCTGGAAGAGGCCGGCGCCGACTACACGGCCGAGCGGCTGAGCTTCAAGGACAACCAGCAGAACAGCCCGGATTACCTCAAGATCAACCCGAAGGGCCGCGTCCCGGCGCTGGTGACCGATCGCGGCGTCCTCACCGAGACGCCGGCGATGCTGGCTTACCTCGCGCAGACATTCCCCAAGGCTAAACTCGCGCCGCTCGACGATCCCTTCGACTTCGCCCAGGTGCAGTCGTTCAACTCCTATCTGTGCTCGACCGTGCACATCAATCACGCCCACAAGATGCGCGGTGCGCGCTGGGCGACGCAGGAGAGCTCGTTCGCCGACATGAAGGCGAAGGTTCCGCAGACCATGGCCGCCTGCTTCGCGCTGATGGAGCAGAAAATGTTCAAGGGGCCGTGGGTGATGGGCGAGCAGTACACGATCTGCGATCCCTATCTCTACACGCTCTCGACCTGGCTCGAAGGCGACAGCGTCGACATCAAGGCCACGCCGAAGATCGCCGATCACTTCAAGCGCATGTCGGACCGCCCGGCGGTGGCGAAGGTGATGGCGGCGCAGAAGGCGTGA
- a CDS encoding LysR family transcriptional regulator: MNLTSLDLNLLTALDALLREASVSRAAMRIGLSQPATSHALQRLRDIFGDPLLVRTGARMELTPRAQALRAPLAQALDQVRGLFVPDDFDAARSERQFRLMMPDLAVELLMPPLMEKVTRAAPNVRIDIVPWRGPAIFHAEFAQTIDLVISIGNAFKGFHRQLLYTDSDALAVRRGHPWAAKLKRRETFLAARHVGVIIRGSNEDLIDTWLQAKGIERHISLVVSGYLEALHVAARTDLVAFVPRRLIAALSKQLGLVTVTPPLDPGIDEQFMFYPTRAQMDPGSIWLRRLMLETGRELENKSS; the protein is encoded by the coding sequence ATGAATTTGACTTCGCTCGACCTCAATCTGCTGACCGCCCTCGACGCGCTTCTGCGCGAGGCCAGCGTCAGTCGTGCCGCCATGCGGATCGGGCTGTCGCAACCGGCGACGAGCCACGCGCTGCAGCGCCTGCGCGACATCTTCGGCGATCCGCTGCTGGTGCGCACCGGCGCGCGGATGGAGCTGACGCCGCGGGCGCAGGCCCTGCGCGCGCCGCTCGCGCAGGCGCTCGACCAGGTGCGCGGGTTGTTCGTGCCCGACGATTTCGACGCCGCGCGCAGCGAACGACAATTCCGCCTGATGATGCCAGATCTCGCAGTCGAGCTGCTGATGCCGCCGCTCATGGAGAAGGTGACGCGGGCCGCGCCCAATGTTCGCATCGACATCGTGCCGTGGCGGGGACCTGCGATCTTCCACGCCGAGTTCGCCCAAACCATCGACCTCGTGATCTCGATCGGCAATGCCTTCAAAGGCTTTCACCGCCAGCTGCTCTACACCGACAGCGACGCCCTCGCGGTGCGGCGCGGCCACCCCTGGGCCGCGAAGCTGAAGCGGCGCGAGACCTTCCTGGCCGCGCGCCATGTCGGCGTGATCATCCGCGGCAGCAACGAGGATCTGATCGACACCTGGCTGCAAGCCAAGGGCATCGAGCGGCATATTTCGCTGGTCGTATCAGGATATCTCGAAGCACTGCACGTCGCCGCCCGGACCGATCTCGTCGCCTTCGTGCCGCGCCGGCTGATCGCCGCATTGTCGAAACAGCTCGGCCTCGTCACGGTGACGCCGCCGCTCGACCCCGGCATCGACGAGCAGTTCATGTTCTACCCGACGCGGGCGCAGATGGACCCGGGCTCGATCTGGTTGCGGCGGTTGATGCTGGAAACGGGCCGGGAGCTGGAGAACAAATCTTCGTAG